From Thermoplasmatales archaeon, a single genomic window includes:
- a CDS encoding ATP-binding protein has translation MIVAVASGKGGTGKTSVVASFASFNNAVIADCDVDAPNLHLIFNPKIEEEISFEGMKVAEINEKCIKCGKCEKECRFKAIKNFKIISEKCEGCGVCKIVCPYEAIELKKRITGKIYVGETRFGKLVYGLLSSGEGSGKLINQIRQKANEISEKGKKPVLIDSSAGIGCPVIASIVNTDLVVIVVEPTLASIHDMHRIIEVAEYFKVKFVVIINKYDINEELTKKIEEYCIDNGIKVVGKIPFDKKFIEAMVEGKSIVEYDENFKKLMKKIWNKIEELNYL, from the coding sequence ATGATTGTTGCGGTAGCAAGTGGAAAAGGAGGAACAGGAAAAACAAGCGTCGTTGCATCTTTTGCAAGCTTTAATAATGCGGTTATTGCGGATTGTGATGTAGACGCACCAAACCTCCATCTTATTTTTAATCCAAAAATAGAGGAGGAAATTTCTTTTGAAGGGATGAAAGTAGCGGAAATAAATGAAAAATGCATAAAATGTGGGAAATGTGAAAAAGAATGCAGATTTAAAGCAATAAAGAATTTTAAAATTATAAGTGAAAAATGTGAGGGATGCGGGGTGTGCAAAATTGTTTGTCCCTATGAGGCTATTGAATTGAAGAAAAGAATCACAGGAAAAATTTATGTTGGGGAAACAAGATTTGGAAAATTGGTATATGGTTTGCTTTCATCCGGGGAAGGAAGTGGGAAATTAATCAATCAGATCAGGCAAAAAGCTAACGAAATTTCAGAAAAAGGGAAAAAGCCTGTTTTAATTGACTCTTCTGCTGGAATAGGTTGTCCGGTAATAGCATCCATTGTAAATACAGATTTAGTTGTTATTGTGGTGGAACCAACTTTAGCATCCATACATGATATGCATCGCATAATAGAAGTAGCAGAATATTTTAAAGTAAAATTTGTTGTGATCATAAACAAATATGATATAAATGAAGAATTGACTAAAAAAATCGAGGAATATTGCATAGACAATGGAATTAAAGTAGTTGGTAAAATACCTTTTGATAAAAAATTCATTGAAGCAATGGTTGAAGGAAAAAGTATTGTTGAATATGATGAAAATTTTAAAAAACTCATGAAAAAAATATGGAATAAAATCGAGGAATTAAATTATCTGTGA
- a CDS encoding Mrp/NBP35 family ATP-binding protein produces the protein MELDEKIEENMKNVRYKVAIISGKGGVGKTTVAVNLAYALALKQYETGLLDADIHGPNVAKMLGIENEKGINPVKVFPHLKAITIALLLEKDMPVIWRGPLKMSAIKQLIGDVVWDNLDFLVIDLPPGTGDEALSIAQTIKGCNAVIVTTPQDVALLDSRKAVNFARYLGMNVIGIIENMGGFKCPYCGENIDLFKIGGGEEVAKELGINFLGRIPIDRKIVMGSDAGIPFVKEEGGTKIYSWR, from the coding sequence ATGGAATTGGATGAAAAAATAGAAGAAAATATGAAGAATGTTAGGTATAAGGTAGCTATAATCAGTGGAAAGGGTGGGGTTGGTAAAACAACTGTTGCGGTAAATTTAGCATATGCTCTGGCATTGAAGCAATATGAAACCGGATTGCTTGACGCGGATATTCATGGACCAAATGTTGCAAAAATGCTTGGAATAGAAAATGAAAAAGGGATAAATCCTGTAAAAGTTTTCCCTCATCTCAAAGCGATTACCATTGCTCTCCTTCTTGAAAAAGATATGCCTGTTATATGGCGTGGCCCTCTTAAAATGAGCGCAATAAAACAGCTTATTGGGGATGTGGTGTGGGATAACTTGGATTTTCTTGTAATTGACCTGCCCCCGGGGACGGGAGATGAGGCTTTGAGTATAGCACAAACCATAAAAGGTTGCAATGCGGTGATAGTTACAACTCCTCAGGATGTTGCATTGCTTGACAGCAGAAAAGCGGTAAATTTCGCTCGCTATCTCGGGATGAATGTTATTGGAATTATAGAAAATATGGGCGGGTTCAAATGCCCTTATTGCGGTGAAAATATAGATTTATTTAAGATCGGGGGAGGAGAGGAGGTTGCTAAAGAGCTGGGCATAAATTTTCTGGGAAGAATACCCATAGATAGAAAAATTGTGATGGGGAGTGATGCGGGCATACCTTTTGTAAAAGAGGAGGGAGGGACAAAAATATATTCGTGGAGATAG
- a CDS encoding ATP-binding protein, translated as MIVAVASGKGGTGKTTVAVNFAIANDGTIYDCDVEEPNANIFVKAKLEKIDDVFLMNPDFDLKKCKFCKKCAEFCEYNAIAVLQSDILFFKELCSGCNGCKIVCPYDAIKEDRRKIGEIYRGKNEIEIYQGILNIGEARSTPIIRKVKEYVRSEGLSVLDAPPGNACPTIETIEGSDFVILVTEPTPFGLHDLKIAIEKVENFGIPFGVIINKYGLGEEELEKFCSSKGIDILMKIPYNREIAEKYSRGMILVKEKEWEKKFRELYEMIKR; from the coding sequence ATGATTGTTGCGGTAGCAAGTGGAAAAGGAGGAACAGGGAAAACAACAGTTGCGGTAAATTTTGCTATAGCAAATGATGGCACAATATACGACTGCGATGTTGAAGAACCAAATGCAAATATTTTTGTCAAAGCAAAATTGGAAAAAATAGATGATGTTTTTTTAATGAACCCGGATTTTGATTTAAAAAAATGCAAATTCTGTAAAAAATGTGCGGAGTTTTGTGAATATAATGCAATTGCGGTTTTGCAATCCGATATTCTATTTTTTAAAGAATTATGCTCCGGATGCAATGGCTGTAAAATTGTTTGTCCCTATGATGCGATTAAGGAAGATAGAAGAAAAATAGGAGAAATTTATAGAGGCAAAAATGAGATAGAAATATATCAGGGGATACTTAATATCGGAGAAGCAAGATCCACCCCTATAATAAGAAAGGTTAAAGAATATGTCAGAAGTGAGGGGTTGTCGGTGCTGGATGCCCCTCCTGGAAATGCATGCCCCACCATAGAAACAATTGAGGGCTCAGATTTTGTAATCCTTGTTACCGAGCCAACACCTTTCGGATTACATGACTTAAAAATAGCAATTGAAAAGGTTGAAAATTTTGGCATTCCTTTTGGTGTTATAATAAATAAATATGGTTTAGGAGAAGAGGAATTGGAAAAATTCTGTAGTAGCAAAGGAATAGATATTTTAATGAAAATTCCTTATAATAGGGAAATAGCGGAAAAATATTCCAGAGGAATGATACTTGTAAAAGAAAAAGAATGGGAGAAGAAATTCAGAGAGCTTTATGAAATGATAAAAAGGTGA
- a CDS encoding NifB/NifX family molybdenum-iron cluster-binding protein, which translates to MKIAFPTLGNKGIDEQIGEHFGRVPTYTIFDLESDKIKIIQNISHHMGGMLSPPEILLAEKVKAIICKGLGRKAIEIFERSGIEVYSAGEATTVRDAIYAFKKGLLKKISGSEACDRHLFGHHQK; encoded by the coding sequence ATGAAAATAGCTTTTCCAACTCTTGGAAATAAAGGAATAGATGAGCAAATTGGGGAGCATTTTGGGAGAGTGCCAACCTACACTATTTTTGATTTAGAGAGCGATAAAATAAAAATTATTCAAAATATAAGCCACCATATGGGTGGAATGCTTTCTCCCCCAGAAATACTTTTAGCAGAAAAAGTTAAAGCAATAATATGTAAGGGACTTGGAAGAAAAGCGATTGAAATTTTTGAAAGAAGTGGGATAGAAGTTTATAGCGCGGGAGAAGCTACTACTGTCAGAGATGCAATTTATGCTTTCAAGAAAGGGCTTCTGAAGAAAATTTCAGGAAGTGAAGCATGTGACAGGCATCTTTTTGGACATCATCAAAAATGA
- a CDS encoding NifB/NifX family molybdenum-iron cluster-binding protein, producing the protein MRILIATTSGGLEDSISSVFGRSPTYTLVEIEGNKIKNVEVLPNPFADSFRGAGIRAGQFAIDKGVNVVVAGNFGPNAAQILQKAGIEMLILQGKVKDAIERYIEKEGRDDIKMLEEEIRRIEDMLQEIKRKIEDIESKK; encoded by the coding sequence ATGAGAATATTAATAGCAACAACATCTGGTGGTTTAGAGGATAGCATATCTTCTGTATTCGGAAGAAGCCCTACCTACACATTGGTTGAAATAGAGGGAAATAAAATAAAAAATGTTGAAGTTTTGCCAAATCCGTTTGCGGATTCCTTCAGAGGCGCAGGCATAAGGGCGGGGCAGTTCGCAATAGATAAAGGAGTAAATGTTGTGGTTGCGGGCAATTTTGGGCCAAATGCGGCACAAATACTTCAAAAAGCAGGAATTGAAATGTTAATTTTGCAGGGAAAAGTAAAAGATGCGATAGAGAGATATATTGAAAAAGAGGGGAGAGATGATATTAAAATGCTCGAAGAAGAAATAAGAAGGATAGAGGATATGCTGCAGGAAATTAAAAGGAAAATAGAGGATATAGAGAGCAAAAAATGA
- a CDS encoding DUF5320 family protein: MFGWYGIYRWPGRGPFSYLPPWQRPGWLFGRGACWWLFNPYFATPWLPTASFPTPTTSFAPTKEWEKEILKKEIELIEQELERIKNRLSEIESK; encoded by the coding sequence ATGTTCGGATGGTATGGAATATATAGATGGCCTGGAAGAGGACCTTTCAGCTACTTACCACCTTGGCAAAGACCTGGATGGCTATTTGGGAGAGGAGCATGCTGGTGGCTATTCAACCCATATTTTGCCACTCCTTGGCTACCAACCGCTTCTTTTCCAACCCCGACTACTTCTTTTGCACCAACAAAAGAGTGGGAAAAAGAAATACTTAAGAAAGAAATAGAGTTAATTGAGCAGGAATTAGAAAGGATAAAAAATAGATTGAGTGAAATAGAAAGCAAATAA
- a CDS encoding DUF134 domain-containing protein encodes MPGRGRCRRWVSMLPNANYFIPNMPYRETVIILIEEFEAFRLVDYLGLTQHEAAIRMGVSQKTLWNDLKNARFKIADAIINGKGIKIEGGSYVLR; translated from the coding sequence ATGCCAGGTAGGGGAAGATGCAGAAGATGGGTAAGCATGTTACCAAATGCAAACTACTTTATTCCTAACATGCCATATAGGGAAACAGTTATTATTCTTATAGAGGAATTTGAGGCATTTCGTTTAGTTGATTATCTTGGTTTGACACAGCATGAAGCAGCTATAAGAATGGGCGTTTCTCAAAAAACACTTTGGAACGATTTGAAAAATGCTCGTTTTAAAATAGCGGATGCAATTATAAATGGAAAGGGAATAAAAATAGAGGGTGGAAGCTATGTTTTGAGGTAA
- a CDS encoding DMT family transporter, with amino-acid sequence MNRKILVYATISSLIWGASFPITKIALNGASPIMLAFLRYGIASSILIPFLFPFKIKIKDFVLLGLFSVTFPTILQNVGLKYTHAYISGFIQSTGPLYTLILAYLMLKEKITKQKIAGLIIAISATYFVVSPQGGGNVAGNLLVLFSAISYSAGGIIAKNLLNRGYKAIQLLSFSSFSGAIFLIPCLFLEEIKIVYEGIALAVFLAIVTTLFAYILWYSAMEKIEVSRLSFFTFMMPLFSVIFSGLFLNEKIKILTIVSGFIAIFGILIAQQQ; translated from the coding sequence ATGAACAGAAAAATTCTGGTATATGCAACAATCTCCTCCTTGATCTGGGGGGCATCATTTCCAATAACAAAAATTGCCCTGAATGGAGCTTCTCCCATAATGCTCGCTTTTCTGAGATATGGAATTGCAAGCTCAATTCTAATTCCATTTCTTTTCCCTTTTAAAATAAAAATAAAGGATTTTGTTCTCTTGGGACTTTTCAGCGTAACATTTCCCACAATTCTTCAAAATGTTGGACTAAAATATACCCATGCCTATATCTCTGGATTTATTCAGAGCACCGGCCCCCTATATACCTTAATCCTTGCTTATCTCATGCTAAAAGAAAAAATAACAAAACAAAAAATAGCGGGCTTAATCATAGCCATTTCCGCCACCTACTTTGTTGTTTCTCCGCAGGGCGGCGGTAATGTGGCGGGCAACTTGCTTGTTTTATTTTCTGCAATAAGCTATTCTGCGGGGGGAATAATTGCGAAAAATTTGTTGAACAGGGGGTATAAGGCAATTCAATTGCTATCTTTTTCTTCATTTTCTGGGGCAATTTTTCTTATTCCATGCTTGTTTTTAGAGGAAATAAAAATTGTTTATGAAGGGATTGCTCTTGCGGTTTTTCTTGCAATAGTTACAACCTTATTTGCATATATCCTATGGTATTCAGCGATGGAAAAAATTGAGGTATCGAGATTATCCTTCTTTACTTTCATGATGCCTCTTTTTTCAGTGATTTTTTCAGGACTTTTTTTAAATGAAAAAATAAAAATACTTACTATTGTTTCAGGATTTATAGCAATATTTGGCATATTGATTGCACAGCAACAATAA
- a CDS encoding ArsR family transcriptional regulator, protein MMQAKLINDITDLAWLSRAFDTEVKRSVFNEIFQGWKTMEEIEEKYGKEGKEALKFFEKVKMVETRWIMPEDGKARKEYHAFYNSFHINVMTSIENIKDTFSIVLMDDKKFREIEKKIYERVKEKGELSREIEKEIGLSPVQMRCVVKRSKILEYKGMKIEKVE, encoded by the coding sequence ATGATGCAAGCAAAATTAATTAATGATATTACAGATTTAGCATGGCTTTCAAGAGCATTCGATACAGAAGTAAAGAGAAGTGTATTCAATGAAATTTTTCAAGGATGGAAAACAATGGAAGAAATAGAGGAAAAGTATGGTAAGGAAGGAAAAGAAGCATTAAAATTTTTTGAAAAAGTTAAAATGGTGGAGACAAGATGGATAATGCCAGAAGATGGAAAGGCAAGAAAGGAATATCATGCCTTTTATAATTCATTCCATATAAATGTTATGACATCCATAGAAAACATAAAAGATACATTTTCAATAGTTCTCATGGATGATAAAAAGTTTAGAGAAATTGAGAAAAAGATTTATGAAAGAGTTAAGGAAAAAGGAGAGTTAAGCAGAGAAATAGAAAAGGAGATAGGGTTATCTCCTGTTCAGATGAGATGCGTTGTGAAGAGGTCAAAAATTCTTGAATATAAAGGAATGAAAATAGAAAAAGTGGAATAA
- a CDS encoding MBL fold metallo-hydrolase codes for MIATFLGGGREVGRVGIFLEIENKKILIDYGISPQNPPVYPIESPPVKDVILSHAHLDHSGMIPWICRRYNTRVFSTKLTREISQILFYDTLKIADASGYPFPYDMNDIEIANQNFFDVEKKIFIDDDIEINLYPAGHIPGSTMIKINDSLFACDINTIETRLLHGVKPVKCRNLFIEGTYAGVDHPDRIELEKKFIDDVEDVVNNGGKAIIPAFALGRTQEIAMILAEREKEVWVDGMGYQISEIFLENGKYIKSPQKLKKAIEKINFVYSNQGKKLALKAGIVITTSGMMNGGPVLWYIDKIKDDPKSAVFISGYQVEGTNGRRLLDNKEIDLYGVVRKVNCQVKFYDFSAHAGHSQLVKFINECSPENIIIFHSEKPELLAEEIEANTYIPKNGEKIEIGGD; via the coding sequence ATGATTGCTACATTTCTTGGAGGAGGAAGAGAAGTAGGAAGAGTTGGCATATTTCTGGAGATAGAAAATAAAAAAATTTTGATTGATTATGGCATATCTCCTCAAAATCCTCCAGTTTATCCAATTGAATCTCCTCCAGTAAAAGATGTTATTTTATCCCATGCTCATCTTGACCATTCTGGCATGATTCCCTGGATATGCAGAAGATATAACACAAGGGTTTTTTCCACAAAATTGACTAGGGAGATTTCACAAATTCTCTTTTATGACACGTTAAAGATAGCGGATGCAAGCGGTTATCCTTTTCCATACGATATGAATGATATAGAGATAGCAAATCAGAATTTTTTTGATGTTGAAAAGAAAATTTTCATAGACGATGATATTGAAATAAATTTATATCCAGCGGGTCATATTCCTGGATCAACAATGATAAAAATAAATGATTCTCTTTTTGCATGTGATATAAATACAATAGAAACAAGATTGCTTCATGGAGTAAAGCCTGTTAAATGCAGAAATCTCTTCATTGAGGGAACATATGCGGGCGTTGATCATCCTGATAGAATAGAGTTAGAAAAGAAATTCATAGATGATGTGGAGGATGTTGTAAATAATGGGGGAAAGGCAATAATTCCCGCATTTGCGTTAGGGAGAACCCAAGAAATTGCAATGATTCTTGCGGAAAGAGAAAAAGAAGTATGGGTTGATGGAATGGGTTATCAAATTTCTGAAATATTCCTGGAGAATGGAAAATATATAAAATCTCCTCAAAAATTAAAAAAAGCAATTGAAAAAATCAATTTTGTTTATTCAAATCAAGGGAAAAAACTCGCATTGAAGGCGGGAATTGTAATTACAACAAGTGGAATGATGAATGGTGGCCCGGTTTTGTGGTATATAGATAAAATAAAGGATGACCCAAAATCAGCGGTATTTATCAGTGGCTACCAGGTAGAGGGAACAAATGGAAGGAGATTGCTCGATAATAAAGAAATAGATTTATATGGAGTTGTCAGGAAAGTAAATTGCCAGGTAAAATTTTACGATTTCTCCGCCCACGCAGGCCACAGCCAGCTTGTTAAATTTATAAATGAATGCTCTCCAGAAAATATTATAATATTTCATTCAGAAAAGCCCGAACTGCTAGCGGAAGAAATAGAAGCAAATACATATATTCCAAAAAATGGGGAGAAAATAGAGATAGGGGGAGATTAG
- the ftsZ gene encoding cell division protein FtsZ → MKSLVEDALKFGTEKKEIDDGFGIPKIVVIGVGGAGGNTVNRLHKIGVKGAEIIAINTDKQALDVVEADKKLVIGRNITRGLGAGGYPDIARRAAEESKDEIAQIIGEPDLVFITAGMGGGTGTGASPLVAKIAKRNGAIVVGMVSIPFKVERGRIVRAEQGLEELRRECDSVIVLDNQKLLEFVPHLPIDKAFGVMDQLISETVKGISETITQPSLINLDYADVKTIVSGGDVAAMFWGEGTIRDGPEALAHEALHHPLLEVDTAGARGCLIHITGGQDMSLEFAEKIAEYMTNEIDPYANVILGARVNPDYNGRCRVMAIMTGVTSPYILSPKTDEVRLARWDSGKRLGVDIIA, encoded by the coding sequence ATGAAAAGTTTAGTAGAAGATGCGCTAAAGTTTGGGACGGAAAAAAAGGAAATAGATGATGGATTTGGAATACCAAAGATTGTGGTCATAGGGGTAGGGGGAGCGGGAGGAAACACAGTTAACAGATTACACAAGATAGGAGTAAAAGGGGCGGAGATAATAGCAATAAATACAGATAAGCAGGCATTGGACGTAGTTGAAGCGGACAAAAAACTTGTCATAGGGAGAAACATAACTCGCGGCCTTGGAGCGGGTGGGTATCCAGATATTGCAAGAAGAGCAGCAGAGGAGAGCAAGGATGAAATTGCCCAGATAATAGGCGAACCGGACCTGGTTTTCATAACCGCTGGCATGGGCGGTGGCACAGGCACAGGCGCAAGCCCATTGGTGGCAAAGATTGCAAAGAGGAACGGAGCGATTGTGGTTGGCATGGTATCTATTCCATTCAAGGTTGAGAGAGGAAGAATAGTAAGAGCGGAGCAAGGACTCGAGGAGCTCAGGAGAGAGTGCGACTCGGTGATAGTGCTTGACAATCAGAAATTGCTTGAATTTGTACCTCATCTGCCAATAGACAAGGCATTTGGAGTAATGGACCAGCTTATATCTGAAACAGTTAAGGGAATATCTGAAACAATTACCCAGCCATCTCTGATAAATCTTGATTATGCGGATGTAAAAACAATTGTAAGCGGTGGAGATGTGGCAGCGATGTTCTGGGGAGAGGGAACAATAAGGGATGGTCCTGAAGCACTAGCACATGAAGCATTGCACCATCCATTGCTAGAAGTAGATACTGCTGGAGCAAGAGGTTGCTTGATTCATATAACTGGCGGACAAGATATGAGCCTTGAATTTGCTGAGAAAATAGCGGAATATATGACAAATGAAATAGACCCATATGCAAATGTTATACTTGGAGCTAGAGTAAATCCAGATTACAACGGGAGATGCAGGGTTATGGCAATAATGACAGGAGTAACCTCACCTTATATTCTATCTCCAAAAACGGATGAAGTAAGACTTGCAAGATGGGATAGTGGAAAAAGATTGGGCGTTGATATAATAGCCTAA
- a CDS encoding ribbon-helix-helix protein, CopG family, producing METEKVTVRLPKHQIAWIDTLITLGEFSSRSEAIKRAVNLLLRDIGKEVEERKKTWDTFRELQAYVEEVKKYDKK from the coding sequence ATGGAAACAGAAAAAGTCACAGTAAGGCTACCAAAACACCAAATTGCATGGATAGATACCTTGATTACCCTCGGTGAGTTCAGCTCAAGATCCGAGGCAATAAAAAGGGCGGTAAACTTATTGCTCAGAGACATCGGCAAAGAAGTAGAGGAAAGAAAGAAGACATGGGATACTTTCAGAGAGTTGCAAGCGTATGTAGAAGAGGTGAAAAAATATGATAAAAAATAA
- a CDS encoding DNA-directed RNA polymerase subunit K, with protein sequence MKYTRFEKARIIGARALQIAMGAPLLIKITDDIVDPIKLALMEFEKGVIPITVRRRGKIIKGPVV encoded by the coding sequence GTGAAGTATACGAGATTCGAAAAAGCGAGAATAATAGGAGCGAGAGCATTGCAGATAGCGATGGGTGCTCCCCTACTTATAAAAATAACGGATGATATTGTAGATCCTATTAAGCTTGCTCTCATGGAATTTGAAAAAGGGGTTATCCCTATAACTGTGAGGAGGAGAGGAAAAATTATAAAAGGGCCTGTAGTATAA
- a CDS encoding 30S ribosomal protein S2 yields MEEKKFMVPEETYISCGVEIGTQQKTEHMRPFIARVRNDGLYLINIEETDKRIRHAAKLLARYEPEKVAVVAVRLYAQKPIKMLSEICGFNAMPGRFLPGTFTNPNSENYKEVDILLINDPIGDKQAMNEAIKVGLPVIALCDTNNETGFVDLIIPVNNKGRKSLALTYWLLAREILKARGDIKSDDEFQYRIEDFEAEL; encoded by the coding sequence ATGGAAGAAAAAAAGTTTATGGTTCCAGAAGAAACATATATTTCCTGTGGTGTGGAAATAGGCACACAGCAGAAAACAGAGCATATGAGACCATTTATTGCAAGAGTAAGAAATGATGGACTTTATCTTATAAATATAGAGGAGACAGATAAAAGAATAAGACATGCTGCAAAATTACTTGCAAGATATGAGCCAGAGAAGGTTGCGGTTGTTGCGGTCAGGCTATACGCTCAAAAACCGATAAAAATGCTTTCTGAGATATGTGGTTTTAATGCAATGCCAGGAAGATTTCTGCCTGGCACATTCACAAATCCAAATTCTGAGAATTATAAAGAAGTGGATATTCTCCTTATAAATGATCCAATAGGTGATAAGCAGGCAATGAATGAGGCAATAAAAGTGGGATTGCCAGTCATAGCCCTTTGTGATACAAATAATGAGACAGGTTTTGTTGATCTTATCATTCCAGTTAATAATAAGGGAAGGAAATCTCTTGCATTAACCTACTGGCTTTTAGCAAGGGAAATATTGAAGGCGAGAGGGGATATAAAGAGCGATGACGAATTCCAATATAGAATAGAAGATTTTGAAGCGGAGCTTTAG
- a CDS encoding 50S ribosomal protein L40e: protein MANFPEAEARLLNKLICMKCNARNPSKAERCRKCGSTRLRPKSRQRGKGG from the coding sequence ATGGCAAATTTCCCTGAAGCAGAAGCAAGATTACTCAACAAGCTTATATGCATGAAATGCAATGCAAGGAATCCATCAAAAGCGGAAAGATGCAGGAAATGCGGTTCAACTCGCTTGAGGCCAAAATCCCGCCAGCGCGGTAAAGGCGGTTGA
- the larA gene encoding nickel-dependent lactate racemase — MEVLLPYGKGKIGLDIPDRNILKIIGAKEIIAENEEEIIERGINREALRKFRGKIAIVVDDKTRPCPTKKIIPYLLDELKGEIKIIFATGTHEAVNEKEAQELLGDIAYQYEWISHSQSSEFVELGKTKFGTPLLLNAEFMKADVKILLGDIEYHYFAGYGGGRKSVLPGVASEKTIEINHQRMFHENSRFGVLDGNPVSDDMENAADIAGIDFCFNVVINSKHEIVGAFSGGHREVLREGAKMVDKMYKVEVGHKADCAIIASDGYPHDINLYQAMKAIQTVVDVVKEGGSIFLVAECSEGHGSKKFYDEIGKYKNSQEVKEDLLKKFIMGKHKVYYMLKACEKFKIYMVTKMSEEMVSHFRMKKIEENEILDHIYKNHGKDAKIVVSPNASTTLATLKSQ, encoded by the coding sequence ATGGAAGTTCTGCTTCCTTACGGGAAAGGAAAGATTGGATTAGATATTCCTGACAGGAATATTCTTAAAATAATTGGGGCAAAGGAGATAATAGCGGAAAATGAGGAGGAGATTATAGAAAGAGGTATTAACAGAGAAGCATTGAGAAAGTTCAGGGGAAAAATAGCGATAGTTGTTGATGATAAAACACGCCCTTGCCCTACCAAAAAAATTATTCCTTATCTATTGGATGAATTAAAAGGGGAAATAAAAATAATTTTTGCAACTGGAACACATGAAGCGGTGAATGAAAAAGAAGCTCAAGAGCTTCTTGGGGATATAGCATATCAATATGAATGGATCAGTCATAGTCAGAGTAGCGAGTTTGTTGAGCTAGGAAAAACAAAGTTTGGCACTCCATTGCTCCTTAATGCGGAATTCATGAAAGCGGATGTTAAAATTTTGCTCGGAGATATAGAATATCATTATTTTGCGGGTTATGGAGGGGGAAGAAAAAGTGTTTTGCCAGGTGTTGCATCTGAAAAAACAATTGAAATAAATCATCAGAGAATGTTTCATGAAAATTCAAGATTTGGTGTTCTCGATGGAAATCCAGTAAGCGATGACATGGAAAATGCAGCAGATATTGCAGGCATTGATTTCTGTTTCAATGTTGTAATTAACAGCAAGCATGAAATAGTTGGAGCATTCTCCGGAGGGCATAGAGAAGTTTTGAGGGAAGGCGCAAAAATGGTTGACAAAATGTATAAAGTTGAAGTGGGCCACAAAGCGGACTGCGCCATAATTGCATCAGATGGCTATCCTCATGACATAAATCTTTATCAGGCGATGAAGGCAATTCAAACTGTTGTTGATGTTGTAAAGGAGGGAGGGAGTATATTTTTGGTAGCGGAGTGTAGTGAAGGGCATGGAAGCAAGAAATTTTATGATGAAATTGGAAAATACAAAAACAGCCAGGAAGTTAAAGAAGATTTGCTAAAAAAATTCATAATGGGAAAGCACAAGGTTTATTATATGCTGAAGGCATGTGAGAAATTCAAAATTTATATGGTAACAAAAATGAGCGAGGAAATGGTTTCTCATTTCAGAATGAAAAAAATAGAAGAAAATGAAATTCTTGACCATATTTACAAAAATCATGGGAAGGATGCAAAAATTGTTGTTTCTCCAAATGCATCAACAACCCTTGCAACCTTAAAATCGCAATAA
- a CDS encoding adenosine-specific kinase: MIEVEIEKPENVNFILGQTHFIKSIEDLYEAMMHVPNAKFGIAFCEASGKCLIRYEGNDEEMISLAIKNAEKISAGHTFIIFMKDCYPINVLNPIKNVPEVCRIYCATANPTKVLIHETEIGKEKGRAIIGVVDGFKSKGIEKEEDKKERIEFLRKIGYKK; the protein is encoded by the coding sequence ATGATTGAAGTTGAAATAGAAAAGCCAGAAAATGTAAACTTCATTTTGGGGCAGACCCATTTCATAAAAAGCATTGAAGATTTATATGAAGCAATGATGCATGTTCCAAATGCAAAGTTTGGAATAGCATTCTGTGAGGCATCTGGAAAATGCTTGATAAGATATGAAGGAAATGATGAAGAAATGATTTCTCTTGCAATAAAAAATGCGGAGAAAATTTCGGCGGGGCATACCTTTATCATATTCATGAAAGATTGCTATCCAATAAATGTGCTTAATCCAATAAAAAATGTGCCAGAAGTATGCAGGATATACTGTGCAACCGCAAATCCAACAAAAGTTTTGATTCATGAAACAGAAATTGGCAAGGAGAAAGGGAGGGCAATAATTGGAGTTGTTGATGGATTCAAGAGCAAGGGAATAGAAAAAGAGGAAGATAAGAAGGAAAGAATTGAATTTTTAAGGAAGATAGGGTATAAGAAATGA